The following is a genomic window from Deltaproteobacteria bacterium.
TCGAAGCCGCGCTCGAACGCGTGCAGGACGTCGTCGGCGTCGACGGGCTTGGTCAGGTAGTGGCGCGCGCCGCGACGCACGGCCTCGAGCGCGGTCGAGATGCTCCCGTAGCCGGTGAGCACGACGCAGACCAGATCCGGGTGCTCGCTGCGCAGCGCGCGGATCAGCTCCAGGCCCGAGCCCTCGCCCAGGCGCAGGTCGATCACCGCGCGCTCGGGACGGAACGACTTCGCGGCGCGCACGGCCTCTTCGGCCGACTCGGCCTCGGCGACCTCGAGTCCGCGCGAGCGCAGCGCGCGCGCGAGCCGCGCGCGAAACGGCGCGTCGTCGTCGGCGATCAGGTAGCGCGTGGCTTTGCTCTCAGGACTCATGGGACGAGGCGCCCGCGGGAGCGATGGGCCACTCGACGGTGGCCGTGGTGCCCGCGCCGGGCTCGGAGGTGAGCTGCAGCGTGCCACCGAGCCGCTCCGCGTGCAAACGCAGCACGAACAGACCGAGCCCGGTTCCGTGGCCGGGCGCCCGCGTGGTGAAGAACGGCTCGCCCGCGCGCTCCAGCACGGACGGGCTCATGCCGTGGCCGCGGTCATGCACGCGGACGCGGACCCGATCCCCCTCGCATTCGACCGCGACGCGCACGCGCGATCCATCGGCCGCTGCGGCGAAGGCGTTGCGCAGAAGCGGCAGAACCATCTCGCCGAAGTCGGAGCGCGCTCCGAGCAACGTCGCCGGCGCAGCGCGCAGCTCGAGATCGACCCTCGCCGCGTCCTCGCCGAGCTCCGCCTCGCCGAGCAGTGCGGCCACCTCGCCCGCGCGCAGCGGCGCGTCGTCGGCGGCGCCGAGCCGATCGACGCGCGCGCTCATCCGGTCGAGGATGCCGCGGCAGCGGTCGACCTCGGCGCGGAGCAATCGCGCGTCGTCGCCCCAGGGCAGGAGCTCCGGCGAGCGCTCGGCTTCGCGCGCGAGATCGCCCGCGATCACGGCGATGGTCCCGAGCGGCGAGCCGAGCTCGTGCGCCGCGCCGGCCGCAAGCGTGGTGAGCGACGCCAGCCTCGCGTTTCGCGCCGCGATCTCGCCCACGCGGCGCAGGCTCG
Proteins encoded in this region:
- a CDS encoding response regulator, with product MSPESKATRYLIADDDAPFRARLARALRSRGLEVAEAESAEEAVRAAKSFRPERAVIDLRLGEGSGLELIRALRSEHPDLVCVVLTGYGSISTALEAVRRGARHYLTKPVDADDVLHAFERGFEEGAPVAADAPSSAPSLHRVEWEHIQRVLGDCGGNVSQAARTLGLHRRTLQRKLATRPPQR
- a CDS encoding HAMP domain-containing histidine kinase produces the protein MSAPDSPLDRGAPALFGAESPHSLVLRWLVPLRFLAAVGQALALLFASQVMRVELPYRALWLIPTATVLTNLVLVRRDWSSAQARILAPATLSFDTVLFTALLYLTGGPDNPFSALYTVHVAMAAMTGSASATWLVAGLSAAGYAAVFRWHETYHFWHGPIAPGMEIGLHAVGMWIAVTVVAIVITYFIGRITNTLRAQEASLRRVGEIAARNARLASLTTLAAGAAHELGSPLGTIAVIAGDLAREAERSPELLPWGDDARLLRAEVDRCRGILDRMSARVDRLGAADDAPLRAGEVAALLGEAELGEDAARVDLELRAAPATLLGARSDFGEMVLPLLRNAFAAAADGSRVRVAVECEGDRVRVRVHDRGHGMSPSVLERAGEPFFTTRAPGHGTGLGLFVLRLHAERLGGTLQLTSEPGAGTTATVEWPIAPAGASSHES